The following coding sequences lie in one Tichowtungia aerotolerans genomic window:
- a CDS encoding sialate O-acetylesterase, which produces MISLLVLALAGMSGAELSFAPVFNEGAVLQCDMPVNVWGTADPGATVTVSFAGQTQSAVADSSRHWNIVLGPMSASSEPRKLAVVSSIDDQKSSIDNVVVGEVWLATGQSNMVMPLRNSTGGDERLKMTIPEIRFMKVPQQTGIPPKPMNAEQLAWDTFRPGPNGKVAAVAFFFAEYLQKNIGGTVGILQCSYGGTPCQAWTPLWALDEKPELKYYADIFRKGCESGKSTDESQAEIRNCYAQNQKWNEWHKNQQGPRPEPPHRPSADNLCFQQAPVVLYENMTKAIIPYTARGVIWYQGEGNAGNPEEYKVLFPTMIEAWRSAWNRPDLPFYFVQLAACDHPVCDWPGLRAAQTFTRDTVSNTGMALAIDKGEEKDIHPRAKQPVGERLARLALANVYGQDVVSRGPAVQTVEKNGTNVQVVFQYSEKGLQTSDGQSDVPGFEVAGADGDYQPATARIVSKDTVELGCAGAGEQESVRYAWHNWIEPPVTLQNSAGLPAEPFSAKLD; this is translated from the coding sequence ATGATTAGTTTGCTGGTTCTTGCGCTTGCCGGAATGTCCGGGGCAGAACTTTCATTCGCGCCGGTTTTTAATGAGGGGGCCGTGCTGCAGTGCGATATGCCGGTTAATGTGTGGGGAACCGCCGATCCGGGAGCGACGGTTACGGTTTCATTTGCCGGACAGACGCAAAGCGCTGTTGCCGATTCTTCCAGGCATTGGAACATTGTGCTGGGCCCGATGTCCGCTTCTTCCGAACCTCGGAAACTGGCCGTCGTGTCCTCCATCGACGACCAGAAATCCTCAATCGACAATGTTGTTGTCGGTGAAGTCTGGCTGGCAACAGGACAGTCCAACATGGTGATGCCACTTCGCAATTCCACAGGTGGCGATGAACGGCTTAAAATGACCATTCCGGAAATTCGTTTTATGAAAGTGCCGCAGCAGACCGGTATTCCCCCGAAGCCGATGAACGCAGAACAGCTGGCATGGGACACGTTCCGTCCGGGGCCGAACGGCAAGGTGGCTGCGGTGGCTTTTTTCTTCGCCGAATATCTGCAGAAAAACATTGGTGGAACCGTGGGGATTCTTCAGTGCTCCTATGGTGGAACGCCCTGTCAGGCATGGACTCCATTGTGGGCATTGGATGAAAAACCGGAACTGAAATATTATGCGGATATTTTTCGAAAGGGATGTGAGTCCGGAAAGAGTACAGACGAGTCTCAGGCTGAGATTCGCAATTGCTATGCCCAGAATCAAAAATGGAATGAGTGGCACAAAAACCAGCAGGGCCCTCGTCCCGAGCCGCCGCATCGGCCCTCCGCTGATAACCTGTGTTTTCAGCAGGCTCCGGTTGTTTTGTACGAGAACATGACCAAGGCCATCATTCCGTACACTGCGCGTGGTGTCATCTGGTATCAGGGTGAGGGCAATGCCGGGAATCCGGAAGAGTATAAAGTGCTCTTCCCAACGATGATTGAGGCTTGGCGCAGCGCCTGGAATCGCCCGGATTTGCCGTTCTATTTTGTTCAGCTGGCGGCCTGCGATCATCCGGTTTGCGACTGGCCCGGTCTGCGCGCCGCCCAGACCTTTACGCGAGATACGGTTTCAAATACCGGTATGGCGCTGGCGATTGACAAGGGGGAGGAAAAGGATATTCACCCGCGCGCCAAACAGCCGGTCGGTGAGCGTCTGGCCCGTCTGGCGCTGGCAAATGTGTATGGGCAGGATGTTGTCAGTCGCGGCCCGGCTGTCCAGACAGTGGAAAAAAATGGCACAAATGTTCAGGTGGTTTTCCAATATTCGGAAAAAGGACTGCAGACTTCGGACGGTCAGTCCGATGTGCCCGGGTTTGAAGTCGCGGGCGCTGATGGAGACTATCAGCCGGCCACTGCAAGGATTGTTTCCAAAGACACTGTGGAACTGGGCTGTGCCGGAGCCGGTGAGCAGGAGTCGGTTCGCTATGCGTGGCATAATTGGATCGAACCGCCCGTTACACTGCAGAACAGCGCCGGCCTGCCGGCAGAGCCGTTTTCTGCAAAACTTGATTAG